In one Sphingobacterium daejeonense genomic region, the following are encoded:
- a CDS encoding helix-turn-helix domain-containing protein: MNLLLTYNFQIYKINYAEIYRGAKHYLSEPKPATFSNAIISIYKFDFHSKIEQTMEVIAIQKSALDGMKNELKALLELTENATQKYTPIFKAEQWLDNQEVCLMMNITKRTLQTHKSKGLLPYSKLNRKNYYKRSDVQALLEAGQLDNTTENGFIHE; the protein is encoded by the coding sequence TTGAATTTGTTATTAACCTATAATTTTCAAATTTACAAAATAAACTATGCTGAAATTTATCGCGGAGCCAAACACTACCTTTCAGAGCCAAAGCCTGCAACATTTTCTAACGCTATCATAAGCATTTATAAATTCGACTTCCATAGTAAAATTGAGCAAACAATGGAAGTAATTGCAATACAAAAGTCGGCACTAGACGGAATGAAAAATGAGCTAAAAGCACTTTTGGAATTGACCGAAAATGCCACACAGAAATATACGCCCATTTTTAAAGCGGAACAATGGCTCGATAACCAGGAAGTATGTCTGATGATGAACATTACCAAGCGGACTTTACAGACCCACAAAAGCAAAGGACTATTACCGTATTCAAAACTGAACCGTAAAAATTATTATAAACGCTCAGATGTACAGGCTTTGCTCGAAGCCGGACAGCTGGACAATACTACTGAAAATGGATTTATTCACGAATGA